In one Tachysurus vachellii isolate PV-2020 chromosome 24, HZAU_Pvac_v1, whole genome shotgun sequence genomic region, the following are encoded:
- the LOC132839077 gene encoding serine/threonine-protein kinase pim-2-like has translation MSTAEETIKMIFDETWEEASYPGGTEIIEIVPDSTEKRRAADSHFVVQERVGKKRNLMDVPSERREEQLVKRRRSESGEKDVETIKPETNVEASSTVTRTVGEENPLKRKCMDVSQGPESRPEGTGKRNRTETEENYKKFCSTDMFLKRYAVGRMLGRGGCASVCAGVRKSDRKKVALKIMSKIINDKYITVPGDTRRLPAEVAILELVCKPPRCPYVIELLDWIETPAGIVIVLERPDHCVDLFDFCSRVDVTENMAKIIMRQVIQAARHCRARGVFHRDIKEENILINPHTLEVKLIDFGCGDLHKDTPYTEYAGTPIYFPPEWLTERKYEAEPATVWGLGVLLYSLLCGQMPFNSPHQTVHGLQCFPDHLSISSCSLINWCLQKDPKRRPTLEQVIAHRWVRHYTVAPCCRVPLVLRGMTPVLEIH, from the exons ATGTCGACAGCAGAAGAGACGATTAAGATGATTTTTGATGAAACTTGGGAGGAGGCT tcataTCCCGGTGGCACTGAAATAATTGAAATTGTCCCTGATAGTACAGAGAAACGGAGAGCTGCAG ACTCACACTTTGTTGTGCAAGAACGTGTTGGCAAGAAGAGAAATCTGATGGATGTTCCTTCCGAAAGACGTGAGGAGCAGTTGGTTAAAAGGAGGAGATCAGAGTCAGGAGAGAAGGACGTGGAGACCATCAAGCCTGAGACCAATGTAGAGGCATCCTCCACTGTCACAAGGACAGTCGGCGAGGAGAATCCTTTGAAGAGAAAGTGCATGGATGTTTCTCAAGGACCTGAGTCCAGGCCTGAAGGGACAGGAAAAAGgaacagaacagagacagaggagaACTATAAGAAG TTTTGTTCTACAGACATGTTTTTAAAGCGCTACGCAGTGGGACGTATGCTAGGACGTGGAGGCTGCGCTTCCGTCTGCGCAGGGGTCCGGAAGTCAGATAGGAAAAAG GTGGCACTGAAGATCATGTCCAAGATTATAAATGACAAGTACATCACAGTT CCCGGTGACACACGCAGACTCCCCGCTGAGGTGGCGATTTTGGAACTCGTGTGCAAGCCGCCACGCTGTCCGTATGTGATCGAACTGCTAGATTGGATCGAGACGCCCGCAGGCATCGTCATCGTCTTGGAGAGGCCAGACCACTGCGTCGATCTCTTCGACTTCTGTAGCCGTGTGGACGTGACCGAAAATATGGCTAAAATCATCATGCGGCAAGTCATTCAGGCTGCACGTCACTGCCGTGCCCGGGGTGTGTTCCACCGTGACATCAAGGAAGAAAATATTCTCATCAACCCTCACACCCTTGAAGTCAAGCTCATTGATTTTGGCTGCGGTGATCTACATAAAGACACTCCCTACACTGAATATGCAG GCACTCCGATTTACTTCCCTCCTGAATGGCTAACCGAAAGAAAGTACGAGGCGGAACCCGCTACTGTCTGGGGTCTGGGTGTCCTCCTGTACAGCCTGCTGTGTGGACAAATGCCGTTTAACAGCCCACACCAGACTGTTCATGGCCTCCAATGTTTCCCAGATCATCTGtctatat CTTCCTGTAGTCTGATCAACTGGTGTCTACAAAAGGACCCAAAAAGACGTCCAACACTAGAGCAGGTGATTGCACACCGCTGGGTCCGACATTACACGGTTGCCCCCTGCTGCAGAGTCCCCCTGGTCCTAAGAGGAATGACTCCAGTACTAGAGATTCATTAG
- the LOC132839410 gene encoding ABC-type oligopeptide transporter ABCB9-like: protein YQPQHGHILLDGQPLQNYQHKYLHNKLVAVGQEPVLFSGTIRDNISYGLPDCSLAKIEEAARKANAHEFICQFQKGYDTDVGERGSLLGSSQKQRIAIARALIRQPQVILLDEITSFLDPKSEQMVQQALANCPNQTLLVIAHRLKTIEKADQIIVIDQGMIVEQGSHQELMEKKGHYYKLKEKLFTEYNSNS, encoded by the exons tACCAGCCACAGCATGGACACATCCTGCTAGATGGACAGCCTCTGCAGAACTACCAGCACAAATACCTGCACAACAAG CTTGTTGCTGTGGGTCAGGAGCCTGTTCTCTTCTCCGGCACCATACGAGACAATATATCTTACGGATTACCAGACTGTTCACTCGCGAAAATAGAGGAAGCAGCACGCAAAGCCAATGCACATGAATTCATCTGCCAGTTTCAGAAAGGTTATGACACAG ATGTTGGAGAACGAGGAAGTCTTCTTGGTAGCAGTCAGAAGCAGCGCATTGCGATTGCTAGAGCACTAATAAGACAGCCACAGGTTATATTACTGGATGAGATCACAAGCTTTCTGGATCCTAAGAGTGAACAAAtg GTCCAACAAGCCCTGGCCAACTGCCCCAATCAGACCTTACTGGTGATTGCACACAGACTGAAGACCATTGAGAAGGCAGACCAGATTATTGTGATTGACCAGGGGATGATTGTGGAGCAAGGCAGCCACCAGGAACTCATGGAGAAGAAGGGACATTACtacaaactgaaagaaaaactctTTACTGAATATAACAGTAACAGTTAA
- the LOC132839078 gene encoding serine/threonine-protein kinase pim-2-like, which produces MDVSQGPESRPEGTGKRNRTETEENYKKMKDMFLKRYAVGRMLGRGGYASVCAGVRKSDGKKVALKIMSKIINDKYITVPGDTRRLPAEVAILELVCKPPRCPYVIELLDWIETPAGIVIVLERPDHCVDLFDFCSRVDVTENMAKIIMRQVIQAARHCRARGVFHRDIKEENILINPHTLEVKLIDFGCGDLHKDTPYTEYAGTPIYFPPEWITERKYEAEPATVWGLGVLLYSLLCGHRPFNSPHQIVHGLQCFPDHLSISSCSLINWCLQKDPKRRPTLEQVIAHRWVRHYTVAPCCRVPLVLRGMTPELQIH; this is translated from the exons ATGGATGTTTCTCAAGGACCTGAGTCCAGGCCTGAAGGGACAGGAAAAAGgaacagaacagagacagaggagaACTATAAGAAGATGAaag ACATGTTTTTAAAGCGCTACGCAGTGGGACGTATGCTAGGACGTGGAGGCTACGCTTCCGTCTGCGCAGGGGTCCGGAAGTCAGATGGGAAAAAG GTGGCACTGAAGATCATGTCCAAGATTATAAATGACAAGTACATCACAGTT CCCGGTGACACACGCAGACTCCCCGCTGAGGTGGCGATTTTGGAACTCGTGTGCAAGCCGCCACGCTGTCCGTATGTGATCGAACTGCTAGATTGGATCGAGACGCCCGCAGGCATCGTCATCGTCTTGGAGAGGCCAGACCACTGCGTCGATCTCTTCGACTTCTGTAGCCGTGTGGACGTGACCGAAAATATGGCTAAAATCATCATGCGGCAAGTCATTCAGGCTGCACGTCACTGCCGTGCCCGGGGTGTGTTCCACCGTGACATCAAGGAAGAAAATATTCTCATCAACCCTCACACCCTTGAAGTCAAGCTCATTGATTTTGGCTGCGGTGATCTACATAAAGACACTCCCTACACTGAATATGCAG GCACTCCGATTTACTTCCCTCCTGAATGGATTACCGAAAGAAAGTACGAGGCGGAACCCGCTACTGTCTGGGGTCTGGGTGTCCTCCTGTACAGCCTGCTGTGTGGACACAGGCCGTTTAACAGCCCACACCAGATTGTTCATGGCCTCCAATGTTTCCCAGATCATCTGtctatat CTTCTTGTAGTCTGATCAACTGGTGTCTACAAAAGGACCCAAAAAGACGTCCAACACTAGAGCAGGTGATTGCACACCGCTGGGTCCGACATTACACGGTTGCCCCCTGCTGCAGAGTCCCCCTGGTCCTAAGAGGAATGACTCCAGAACTACAGATTCATTAG